The Amycolatopsis sp. DG1A-15b genome window below encodes:
- a CDS encoding SRPBCC family protein — MSTITEIVDVEVPVSTAYNQWTQFEEFPQFMEGVEEIRQVDATHTHWVTRFGGVTREFDATITEQHPDERVAWTSDSGPDHAGVITFHRLDDSHTRVTAQMDIDPEGFAENVADKLGVLDRRVKGDLKRFKEFIEQRGRETGSWRGDVDRPGR, encoded by the coding sequence ATGAGCACGATCACCGAAATCGTGGACGTGGAAGTCCCCGTTTCCACCGCGTACAACCAGTGGACGCAGTTCGAGGAATTCCCGCAGTTCATGGAGGGCGTCGAAGAGATCCGCCAGGTGGACGCCACCCACACCCACTGGGTGACGCGGTTCGGTGGCGTGACGCGCGAATTCGACGCGACGATCACCGAGCAGCACCCCGACGAGCGGGTCGCCTGGACGTCGGACTCCGGTCCGGACCACGCCGGCGTCATCACCTTCCACCGGCTGGACGACTCGCACACCCGGGTGACCGCGCAGATGGACATCGACCCGGAGGGCTTCGCCGAGAACGTCGCGGACAAGCTCGGCGTGCTCGACCGCCGCGTGAAGGGCGATCTCAAGCGGTTCAAGGAGTTCATCGAGCAGCGCGGCCGGGAGACCGGCAGCTGGCGCGGCGACGTGGACCGCCCGGGGCGGTAA
- a CDS encoding CYTH and CHAD domain-containing protein, which translates to MAAPSQVTERERKYEIVAGSGVPRLVGVGGVETQDDPVEHVLDASYYDTATFRLARSGITLRRRVGGPDAGWHLKLPVSADERQELQLPLGGDAHKVPGRLRRLVRAYTLGEKLVPIAHLRTDRFAHRLAGAGGRTVATLTDDHVTGEAGGATARLDEWRELELELDPATEPALLGEFDRALTAAGASVAPWPSKLRRLVGDRVPAPPRLGKKPSAGDVVLAALHEHYGRLRRADVGVRLDAGDSVHQMRVAIRKLRSTFRTFGSLVDKKETASLVAELQWLGRQLSPARDTEVTEERLREQLDAVPSELVFGPLRQFLTRHFAREAEEGRARALAALTGKRYVQLLRRLDTLLEEPPLTAKARKPAKAGLRKPLRKAAEKLSRAEAAARGLTGDELEKALHDVRKKAKRARYAADTVKPVYGKKLRKWRKNVKAVQSTLGEHQDTVVGRDVLHHLAIAGHGEGQNTFTFGMLHARDAGRAAELRETFTREWRRLRKGGRPGWLG; encoded by the coding sequence ATGGCAGCGCCGTCGCAGGTGACCGAGCGCGAACGCAAGTACGAGATCGTCGCCGGCAGCGGGGTGCCCCGCCTGGTCGGCGTCGGCGGCGTCGAAACCCAGGACGACCCCGTGGAGCACGTCCTGGACGCGTCCTACTACGACACCGCCACGTTCCGGCTGGCCCGCAGCGGCATCACCCTGCGGCGGCGCGTGGGCGGCCCGGACGCCGGCTGGCACCTCAAGCTGCCGGTGTCGGCCGACGAGCGGCAGGAACTGCAGCTGCCGCTGGGCGGCGACGCGCACAAGGTGCCCGGCCGGCTGCGGCGCCTGGTGCGGGCGTACACGCTGGGGGAGAAGCTGGTGCCGATCGCGCACCTGCGCACCGACCGCTTCGCCCACCGCCTCGCCGGCGCGGGCGGCCGCACCGTCGCGACCCTCACCGACGACCACGTGACCGGGGAAGCCGGTGGCGCGACCGCGCGGCTCGACGAGTGGCGCGAACTGGAACTCGAACTGGACCCGGCGACCGAACCGGCGCTGCTCGGGGAGTTCGACCGCGCGCTGACCGCGGCCGGTGCCTCGGTGGCGCCGTGGCCGTCGAAACTGCGCCGCCTCGTCGGTGACCGCGTCCCGGCGCCGCCCCGGCTCGGCAAGAAGCCGTCCGCCGGCGACGTCGTGCTGGCGGCTTTGCACGAGCACTACGGCCGGTTGCGCCGGGCGGACGTCGGGGTGCGGCTGGACGCCGGCGATTCGGTGCACCAGATGCGCGTCGCGATCCGGAAGCTGCGAAGCACGTTTCGCACCTTCGGGTCGCTCGTCGACAAGAAGGAGACGGCGTCCCTCGTGGCCGAGCTGCAGTGGCTCGGCCGCCAGTTGTCGCCGGCCAGGGACACCGAGGTGACCGAGGAGCGGCTGCGCGAACAGCTCGACGCAGTGCCGTCAGAGCTCGTCTTCGGGCCGCTGCGCCAGTTCCTCACCCGCCACTTCGCCCGTGAGGCCGAGGAGGGGCGGGCTCGCGCGCTGGCGGCGCTGACCGGCAAGCGCTACGTGCAGCTGCTGCGCAGGCTGGACACCCTGCTGGAAGAACCACCGCTGACCGCGAAGGCGCGCAAGCCCGCGAAGGCCGGGCTGCGCAAGCCGCTGCGCAAGGCCGCCGAGAAGCTGAGCCGCGCCGAAGCGGCGGCCCGTGGGCTGACGGGCGACGAGCTGGAGAAGGCCCTGCACGACGTCCGCAAGAAGGCCAAACGGGCCCGCTACGCGGCCGACACCGTGAAGCCGGTGTACGGGAAAAAGCTGCGGAAGTGGCGCAAGAACGTCAAGGCCGTCCAGAGCACGCTGGGCGAGCACCAGGACACCGTGGTCGGCCGGGACGTCCTGCACCACCTCGCCATCGCCGGCCACGGCGAGGGGCAGAACACCTTCACCTTCGGGATGCTCCACGCCCGGGACGCGGGGCGGGCGGCGGAGCTGCGCGAGACGTTCACGCGGGAGTGGCGGCGGCTGCGGAAGGGCGGGCGTCCCGGCTGGCTGGGCTGA
- a CDS encoding LysR family transcriptional regulator: MDLRRWHYFAVLAEEMHFTRAAARLFVSQPSLSQQIRAFEADLGVALLDRTGPRFALTGAGRVAAAEARDLLDRLDRARGAITAAGRGDAGRLRIAYTRSAPGPPAGDLVAAYRERYPDVELALETGWTSLNLARLAAGEIDVGFVRPPVTAPGIEVAVVGSEEVLLALPSAHPLARRRGRVRRAAIATEPVVFWPRENGPGQYDAISGQVWPGGLPPIVREEPEDEQLMRAVAEGAGLAAVPEHRARALRRRGVVLRRLDDPPPRIDVGLAWRSGSASPVVRAFVDLATGQRQSAT; this comes from the coding sequence GTGGATCTTCGCCGATGGCACTACTTCGCCGTGCTCGCCGAGGAGATGCACTTCACGAGGGCGGCCGCCCGGCTGTTCGTCTCCCAGCCGTCGCTGAGCCAGCAGATCCGCGCCTTCGAGGCGGACCTGGGTGTCGCGCTGCTCGACCGCACGGGCCCGCGCTTCGCGCTGACCGGCGCCGGGCGCGTGGCCGCCGCCGAGGCACGCGACCTGCTCGACCGGCTGGACCGCGCCCGGGGCGCGATCACCGCGGCGGGCCGGGGCGACGCCGGGCGGCTGCGGATCGCCTACACGCGTTCGGCGCCCGGGCCGCCGGCCGGCGATCTGGTCGCGGCTTATCGCGAGCGGTACCCGGACGTCGAACTTGCCCTGGAAACGGGCTGGACCAGCCTGAACCTGGCCCGGCTGGCGGCGGGCGAGATCGACGTCGGCTTCGTGCGGCCGCCGGTCACCGCCCCGGGCATCGAGGTCGCGGTGGTCGGCTCGGAGGAGGTCCTGCTCGCGCTGCCGTCGGCGCATCCCCTTGCCCGCCGCCGCGGCCGGGTGCGGCGGGCCGCGATCGCCACCGAGCCGGTGGTGTTCTGGCCGCGGGAGAACGGCCCCGGCCAGTACGACGCGATCAGCGGCCAGGTCTGGCCCGGCGGGCTGCCCCCGATCGTCCGCGAAGAACCGGAGGACGAGCAGCTGATGCGCGCGGTCGCCGAAGGCGCGGGCCTCGCGGCGGTCCCGGAACACCGGGCACGGGCGCTGCGCCGCCGCGGCGTGGTGCTGCGCCGGCTGGACGACCCGCCACCGAGGATCGACGTGGGCCTGGCGTGGCGGTCCGGCTCGGCGTCCCCGGTGGTGCGGGCCTTCGTGGACCTGGCCACTGGGCAGCGCCAGTCCGCGACGTGA
- a CDS encoding diaminopimelate decarboxylase yields MTTTSAPLTRTDRKLLALAAAADRRLAAPLAGFVDLTAVREAVEDLTKAFAPLGRVQHTVAAKACGLAPLLRFLGDLGIDAEVASPGETAVAEAAGLRGPRLVLDSPAKTTAELAHALAEGTAVNADNFQELARLDALVGATSPRSVLGVRINPQVGAGRIGDTSTATSASKFGIPLRDHGNRGLLLESFAHRPWLTRLHVHVGSQGCPPELMADGVAAAHELAEEINAEAGYRQVTSLDIGGGLPVDFTSDEPGPTYAGYVATLLARVPALADGRYAFVTEFGRSLLAKSGFLVSTVEYTKVAGGRHIAVTHAGGQVAARTVLQPEHWPLRIGAFDATGVPKTGSEVPQDVAGPLCFAGDLLARERPLPLLEPGDLVVAHDTGAYYFGAHYAYNTLPRPAVYGFTVSGHGDVEFTPLRRAQTLAELVADAGGEFLGTLPEA; encoded by the coding sequence ATGACCACGACCAGCGCGCCCCTGACCCGCACCGACCGCAAGCTGCTCGCCCTGGCCGCCGCGGCGGACCGGCGGCTCGCCGCCCCGCTGGCCGGGTTCGTCGACCTCACCGCCGTCCGCGAAGCCGTCGAAGACCTGACGAAGGCGTTCGCGCCGCTGGGGCGGGTCCAGCACACGGTCGCCGCCAAGGCGTGCGGCCTGGCGCCCCTCCTGCGGTTCCTCGGCGACCTCGGGATCGACGCCGAGGTCGCGAGCCCGGGCGAGACGGCGGTCGCGGAGGCCGCGGGCCTGCGCGGCCCGCGGCTGGTGCTCGACTCCCCCGCCAAGACGACCGCCGAGCTCGCGCACGCACTGGCCGAGGGCACGGCGGTCAACGCCGACAACTTCCAGGAGCTCGCCCGGCTCGACGCACTGGTCGGCGCGACATCACCGCGGTCGGTGCTGGGTGTCCGGATCAACCCGCAGGTCGGGGCCGGCCGGATCGGCGACACGAGCACCGCGACCTCGGCGTCGAAGTTCGGGATCCCGTTGCGGGACCACGGAAACCGGGGACTGCTGCTCGAGTCCTTCGCGCACCGGCCGTGGCTGACCCGGCTGCACGTCCACGTCGGCTCGCAGGGCTGCCCGCCGGAGCTGATGGCCGACGGCGTCGCCGCGGCGCACGAACTCGCCGAAGAGATCAACGCCGAGGCCGGGTACCGGCAGGTCACCAGTCTCGACATCGGTGGCGGCCTGCCGGTGGACTTCACCTCCGACGAGCCCGGCCCGACGTACGCCGGTTACGTCGCGACGCTGCTGGCGCGGGTCCCGGCCCTGGCCGACGGGCGCTACGCGTTCGTCACCGAGTTCGGCCGCTCCCTGCTGGCGAAGAGCGGCTTCCTCGTCAGCACGGTGGAGTACACGAAGGTCGCCGGAGGCCGGCACATCGCCGTGACGCACGCGGGCGGCCAGGTGGCGGCGCGCACGGTGCTGCAGCCGGAGCACTGGCCGCTGCGGATCGGCGCGTTCGACGCCACCGGGGTCCCGAAGACGGGATCCGAGGTGCCCCAGGACGTCGCCGGTCCCCTGTGCTTCGCCGGCGACCTCCTCGCCCGCGAGCGGCCGCTGCCGCTGCTCGAACCGGGCGACCTCGTCGTCGCCCACGACACCGGCGCGTACTACTTCGGCGCGCACTACGCGTACAACACGCTGCCGCGCCCGGCCGTGTACGGGTTCACCGTGTCCGGCCACGGCGACGTCGAGTTCACGCCGCTTCGCCGCGCGCAGACCCTCGCCGAACTGGTCGCCGACGCGGGCGGCGAATTCCTCGGAACGCTCCCGGAAGCTTGA
- a CDS encoding SigB/SigF/SigG family RNA polymerase sigma factor: MSSERKTLLHRPDEYAHCEPLFKELGDLDADDPRRDVVRSQLVTELLPLAEHIATRFSGRGEPREDLVQVARIGLINAVDRFDPARGHDFLSFAVPTIMGEVRRHFRDTGWSVRVPRRLKELHLSLSQGSAVLSQRLGRAPTPTELAEHLNLDVDEVREGLLAGNAYQALSVDKPVHDDAEALSLADTMGEPDHEMAMVENHEALQPLLQELPKRERAILVMRFFGGLTQTQIADRVGISQMHVSRLLSQTLEQLRGKLTGEG; encoded by the coding sequence GTGAGCAGCGAGCGGAAAACCCTCCTCCACCGCCCGGACGAATATGCCCACTGCGAGCCGCTGTTCAAGGAACTGGGCGACCTCGACGCCGACGATCCGCGCCGGGACGTCGTCCGGAGCCAGCTGGTCACCGAGCTGCTCCCACTGGCCGAGCACATCGCGACCCGGTTCTCCGGCCGCGGCGAGCCCCGGGAAGACCTGGTCCAGGTGGCCCGGATCGGCCTGATCAACGCCGTCGACCGGTTCGACCCCGCCCGGGGTCACGACTTCCTGTCCTTCGCGGTGCCGACCATCATGGGCGAGGTCCGCCGGCACTTCCGCGACACCGGCTGGTCCGTCCGGGTCCCCCGGCGGCTCAAGGAGCTGCACCTTTCGCTGAGCCAGGGCTCGGCGGTGCTCTCCCAGCGCCTGGGCCGCGCCCCGACGCCGACCGAGCTGGCGGAGCACCTGAACCTCGACGTGGACGAAGTCCGCGAAGGCTTGCTCGCGGGCAACGCCTACCAGGCGCTCTCGGTCGACAAGCCGGTGCACGACGACGCGGAGGCGTTGTCGCTGGCGGACACCATGGGGGAACCGGACCACGAGATGGCCATGGTCGAGAACCACGAGGCCCTTCAGCCGCTGCTGCAGGAACTGCCGAAGCGCGAGCGCGCGATCCTGGTGATGCGGTTCTTCGGCGGGCTCACGCAGACCCAGATCGCCGACCGCGTCGGGATCTCCCAGATGCACGTCTCCCGGCTGCTGTCGCAAACCCTGGAACAGCTGCGCGGGAAGCTCACCGGCGAAGGCTAG
- a CDS encoding DUF4235 domain-containing protein produces MNKALYKPLSWVVGALGGILAGQVFKQVWSRVAGEDDAPDATDRDYTWRQVVIAAAVQGAIFGAVKAATERAGAVGYRKATGDWPGED; encoded by the coding sequence GTGAACAAAGCGCTCTACAAGCCGCTGAGCTGGGTGGTGGGTGCCCTGGGCGGCATCCTCGCCGGCCAGGTGTTCAAGCAGGTCTGGAGCCGCGTGGCCGGGGAGGACGACGCCCCCGACGCCACCGACCGCGACTACACCTGGCGTCAGGTGGTCATCGCGGCGGCGGTGCAGGGGGCGATCTTCGGTGCCGTCAAGGCCGCCACCGAACGCGCGGGCGCCGTCGGTTACCGCAAGGCGACCGGCGACTGGCCGGGCGAGGACTGA
- a CDS encoding DUF3618 domain-containing protein: MSGDFPKNAEEARLDRDATREELTETLEALGQKLDVKARVKENVDEKLDQATAKVADVTNEPTAVKFRQGADAVRANPLPVFAGVLGLLILIRLILRRRNS, encoded by the coding sequence ATGAGCGGGGACTTCCCGAAGAACGCCGAGGAAGCACGCCTCGACCGGGACGCCACGCGGGAGGAGCTCACCGAGACCCTCGAAGCGCTCGGGCAGAAGCTCGACGTGAAGGCGAGGGTCAAGGAGAACGTCGACGAAAAGCTCGACCAGGCGACCGCGAAGGTCGCCGACGTGACGAACGAGCCGACCGCGGTCAAGTTCCGCCAGGGCGCCGACGCCGTCCGCGCCAACCCGCTGCCGGTCTTCGCCGGCGTGCTGGGCCTGCTGATCCTGATCCGCCTGATCCTGCGCCGGAGGAACTCGTGA
- a CDS encoding STAS domain-containing protein gives MYDCFRTIYEPSGLTVTTTERPGGVTVLTVVGDIDAATVGTLDEALATGERLVVDLTRVAFLSCAGVRSLLQAHARTELAVVLGGHAVTRSLEATGADLVLKIHPRVGAALTGLALEPGREA, from the coding sequence ATGTACGACTGTTTCCGCACGATCTATGAACCCTCCGGCCTCACCGTCACCACCACCGAGCGGCCGGGTGGGGTCACCGTCCTCACCGTGGTCGGCGACATCGACGCCGCCACGGTCGGCACCCTCGACGAAGCCCTCGCCACCGGTGAGCGGCTGGTCGTCGACCTGACCCGGGTCGCCTTCCTGAGCTGCGCCGGGGTCCGCTCGCTGCTGCAGGCGCACGCCCGCACCGAACTCGCCGTCGTGCTCGGCGGCCACGCGGTCACCCGTTCGCTCGAAGCCACCGGCGCCGACCTGGTGCTGAAGATCCACCCCCGTGTCGGTGCCGCGCTCACCGGCCTGGCCCTCGAGCCCGGCCGGGAGGCGTGA
- a CDS encoding GAF and ANTAR domain-containing protein codes for MSVGEEEWARERAWFRRDGDPEPGLLARQFADLTRTLLDVTPTVGGVLKLVVGAATALIPDAHLVSVTLRDADGTFHTPVGTDPIAERLDQVQYDHGEGPCVESARPDGPAVGWSQDLGRDPRWPAFGPAAARHGFHSVLATALLPDVRPPRLSGALNIYSRTPGAFDAQAIDVALLLATHASLALAHTQAVASAELEAAHLRQAVDSRDVIGQAKGILMQRRGITADEAFDVLRRASQDLNVKLADLAKTLAARHTEVDLPAAEA; via the coding sequence ATGAGCGTCGGCGAAGAGGAGTGGGCCCGGGAACGGGCCTGGTTCAGGCGGGACGGTGACCCGGAGCCGGGGCTGCTGGCCCGGCAGTTCGCCGACCTCACGCGGACCCTGCTCGACGTGACGCCGACGGTCGGCGGGGTGCTCAAACTCGTCGTCGGAGCCGCGACCGCGCTCATCCCGGACGCCCACCTGGTCAGCGTCACCCTGCGGGACGCCGACGGCACCTTCCACACCCCGGTCGGGACGGATCCGATCGCCGAACGGCTCGACCAGGTGCAGTACGACCACGGCGAAGGTCCCTGCGTCGAGTCGGCCCGGCCGGACGGGCCGGCCGTCGGCTGGTCGCAGGACCTGGGCCGGGATCCGCGCTGGCCGGCGTTCGGCCCGGCCGCCGCCCGCCACGGCTTCCACTCGGTGCTGGCCACCGCCCTGCTTCCGGACGTCCGCCCGCCCCGGCTGTCCGGCGCGCTCAACATCTACTCGCGCACCCCGGGCGCGTTCGACGCGCAGGCGATCGACGTCGCCCTGCTGCTGGCGACGCACGCGTCACTCGCGCTGGCCCACACCCAGGCCGTGGCCTCGGCCGAGCTGGAAGCGGCGCACCTGCGCCAGGCGGTGGACAGCCGCGACGTCATCGGGCAGGCGAAGGGCATCCTGATGCAGCGCCGCGGCATCACCGCCGACGAGGCCTTCGACGTGCTGCGCCGCGCGTCGCAGGACCTCAACGTCAAGCTCGCCGATCTGGCGAAGACCCTCGCCGCCCGGCACACCGAAGTGGATCTGCCGGCCGCGGAGGCCTGA
- a CDS encoding phage holin family protein, whose translation MIEEVNKKPASDRSVGELVTDLTGEVKRLVRDEMRLAVFELQRKGKKMGLGAGLFGAAGLFAFLGAGTLVAAAVLALALVLPGWLAAVIVAVALFVVAGIAALVGKKEVTQGVPPVPEEAISGVREDVDTVKQGVRT comes from the coding sequence GTGATCGAAGAGGTGAACAAGAAACCGGCTTCCGACCGCTCGGTCGGCGAACTGGTGACGGACCTGACCGGCGAGGTCAAGCGGCTCGTCCGGGACGAAATGCGGCTCGCGGTCTTCGAACTGCAGCGCAAGGGCAAGAAGATGGGCCTCGGCGCCGGGTTGTTCGGTGCCGCAGGGCTGTTCGCGTTCCTCGGGGCCGGCACGCTGGTCGCGGCGGCCGTGCTGGCGCTCGCGCTGGTCCTGCCCGGCTGGCTGGCGGCGGTGATCGTCGCGGTCGCGCTGTTCGTCGTGGCCGGGATCGCGGCCCTGGTCGGCAAGAAGGAAGTGACGCAAGGGGTGCCGCCGGTGCCCGAAGAAGCGATCAGCGGCGTCCGCGAAGACGTGGACACCGTGAAGCAGGGAGTGCGGACATGA
- a CDS encoding aldo/keto reductase, producing MTTTTAGVPTLELNNTGQGRGVRIPQLGFGVFRIPPEETAQAVRTALETGYRHVDTAQAYRNEAGVAAGIAESGVAREDVFVTTKLANDAHGHDNAITALEGSLRRLGFDYVDLYLIHWPLPAKDTFVRTWLGFEDILRAGKARAVGVSNFQPAHLDRLAEETSLVPAVNQIELHPALQQAELREYHRAHGIATEAWSPLAQAGVLGDPVLTDLAEKHGRTAAQIVLRWHVQLGNVVFPKSVSPGRMRENIDVFGFELDDEDMAEIGRLDEGRRTGPDPDTFTA from the coding sequence ATGACGACCACCACAGCCGGCGTTCCCACCCTGGAGTTGAACAACACTGGACAAGGGCGTGGCGTGCGGATCCCGCAGCTCGGGTTCGGTGTTTTCCGGATCCCGCCGGAGGAAACCGCCCAGGCCGTGCGGACGGCGCTGGAGACGGGGTACCGCCACGTCGACACCGCACAGGCGTACCGCAACGAGGCCGGTGTCGCCGCGGGGATCGCGGAGTCCGGCGTGGCGCGGGAGGACGTGTTCGTCACGACGAAGCTGGCGAACGACGCGCACGGGCACGACAACGCGATCACCGCGCTCGAAGGCAGCCTGCGCCGGCTCGGCTTCGACTACGTCGACCTCTACCTGATCCACTGGCCGTTGCCGGCAAAGGACACGTTCGTCCGGACGTGGCTGGGCTTCGAAGACATCCTCCGGGCGGGCAAGGCCCGCGCCGTCGGCGTGTCCAACTTCCAGCCCGCCCACCTCGACCGCCTCGCCGAGGAGACGTCCCTGGTGCCCGCGGTCAACCAGATCGAGCTGCACCCGGCGCTGCAGCAGGCGGAGCTGCGCGAGTACCACCGGGCGCACGGCATCGCCACCGAGGCGTGGAGCCCGCTGGCGCAGGCCGGCGTGCTCGGCGACCCGGTGCTCACCGACCTGGCGGAAAAGCACGGGCGGACGGCCGCGCAGATCGTGCTGCGCTGGCACGTCCAGCTCGGGAACGTCGTCTTCCCGAAGTCGGTCTCACCCGGCCGGATGCGCGAGAACATCGACGTGTTCGGCTTCGAGCTCGACGACGAGGACATGGCGGAGATCGGCCGGCTGGACGAAGGCCGCCGCACCGGGCCGGACCCGGACACCTTCACCGCGTGA
- a CDS encoding hemerythrin domain-containing protein → MNGNQSATDLTTVLAGDHRELDRLCTELELGQGSPENRKDLADHLIAELVRHSVAEEPYLDGDGDLAEADRLMRQLEGAGPQETRFERLLGGLIRAVRRHVREEGAAAVREIGRTCSPDRQAELGREVLETREAAPKLPHPDLADRVPQADQLWPGPGFVDRARAALRAPASG, encoded by the coding sequence ATGAACGGCAACCAGTCCGCAACCGACCTGACGACCGTCCTCGCCGGCGACCACCGCGAACTCGACCGGCTCTGCACCGAGCTCGAGCTCGGCCAGGGCAGTCCGGAGAACCGCAAGGACCTCGCCGATCACCTGATCGCGGAGCTGGTCCGGCACTCCGTCGCCGAGGAGCCCTACCTCGACGGCGACGGCGACCTCGCCGAAGCCGACCGCCTGATGCGGCAGCTCGAAGGCGCCGGGCCGCAGGAGACGCGGTTCGAACGCCTGCTGGGCGGGCTGATCCGCGCCGTGCGGCGGCACGTCCGCGAGGAGGGCGCCGCGGCCGTGCGCGAGATCGGGCGCACCTGCTCCCCCGACCGGCAGGCCGAACTGGGCCGAGAGGTCCTCGAGACCCGCGAGGCCGCGCCCAAACTCCCCCACCCCGACCTCGCGGACCGGGTGCCCCAAGCCGACCAGCTGTGGCCGGGACCGGGGTTCGTCGACCGGGCCCGTGCCGCCCTGCGCGCCCCGGCATCGGGTTGA
- a CDS encoding NAD(P)/FAD-dependent oxidoreductase yields the protein MRVVIVGGGFAGYHAAKSLRKEAGEDVEVVVLNPTDYFLYLPLLPEVAAGILDPRRVAVSIPETLRGVRLLLGVATGVDFDARHVTYTDPEDNEHRIGYDRLVLAAGSVNKLLPIPGVPEYAHGFRGVPEALYLRDHITRQIELAAAADDPAEREARCTFVVVGAGYTGTEVAAQGPAFTAALAARHPELAGQQIRWLLLDVAERVLPELAGRLGRTADRVLRSRGVEVLMKTSVDHADAKGVTLTNGDAVPTRTLVWCVGVRPDPLVAGLGLETAKGRLVVTEQLNVPGRDDVFACGDAAAVPDLTRPGQYTAMTAQHAERQGKLAGRNVAASLGYGRRGTYRHHDLGFVVDLGAGAAAANPLHIPLSGRPAKAVTRGYHLMAMPGNRVRTAADWVLEALTGRQTVQLGLVRSGAVPLDTDSPELPRR from the coding sequence ATGCGTGTCGTGATCGTCGGCGGCGGTTTCGCCGGATACCACGCGGCGAAGAGCCTTCGGAAGGAAGCCGGCGAAGACGTCGAAGTCGTCGTGCTGAACCCGACGGATTACTTCCTCTACCTGCCGTTGCTGCCCGAAGTGGCGGCCGGCATCCTCGACCCGCGGCGAGTCGCGGTCTCGATCCCCGAGACGCTGCGCGGAGTCCGCCTGCTCCTCGGCGTGGCCACCGGGGTGGACTTCGATGCCCGCCACGTCACCTACACCGATCCCGAGGACAACGAACACCGGATCGGGTACGACCGGCTGGTGCTGGCCGCGGGCAGCGTCAACAAGCTGTTGCCGATTCCGGGCGTCCCGGAGTACGCGCACGGGTTCCGCGGCGTGCCGGAGGCGCTGTACCTGCGCGACCACATCACCCGGCAGATCGAACTGGCCGCCGCGGCCGACGACCCGGCCGAACGCGAAGCGCGCTGCACGTTCGTGGTGGTCGGGGCCGGCTACACCGGCACCGAGGTCGCCGCGCAGGGTCCCGCGTTCACCGCGGCGCTCGCCGCGCGCCACCCCGAGCTGGCCGGGCAGCAGATCCGCTGGCTGCTGCTCGACGTCGCCGAGCGGGTGCTGCCCGAGCTCGCCGGGCGGCTCGGCCGGACCGCCGACCGGGTGCTGCGCTCGCGCGGGGTCGAGGTGCTGATGAAGACGTCGGTCGACCACGCCGACGCCAAAGGGGTGACGCTGACCAACGGCGACGCCGTGCCGACCCGCACCCTGGTGTGGTGCGTCGGCGTGCGGCCGGACCCGCTGGTGGCCGGCCTCGGGCTCGAGACCGCGAAGGGCCGGCTGGTGGTCACCGAGCAGCTGAACGTGCCGGGCCGCGACGACGTCTTCGCCTGCGGCGACGCGGCCGCGGTGCCCGACCTCACCCGCCCCGGCCAGTACACCGCGATGACCGCGCAGCACGCCGAGCGGCAGGGCAAGCTCGCCGGGCGCAACGTGGCGGCGTCGCTCGGGTACGGCCGCCGCGGCACCTACCGGCACCACGACCTCGGCTTCGTCGTCGATCTCGGGGCCGGCGCCGCCGCGGCGAACCCGTTGCACATCCCGTTGTCCGGGCGCCCGGCGAAGGCCGTGACGCGCGGCTACCACCTCATGGCGATGCCGGGCAACCGCGTGCGCACGGCCGCCGACTGGGTCCTGGAGGCGCTGACCGGCCGCCAGACCGTCCAATTGGGACTCGTCCGCTCCGGCGCCGTGCCGCTCGACACGGACAGCCCGGAACTCCCCCGTCGCTGA